In the genome of Methanobrevibacter sp., one region contains:
- a CDS encoding cation:proton antiporter, producing MIKYISSALLIISAFLIIVSAIGLISISKDTKNAVYARIHIVGIFDIACIIAMIGLGQYLLAGIYFIIAPFAAHAIANAYWKKEDRENNLEEITVEQEVDYNHPFIHPKDKMQAFESEDSEKLKADDRFSVTTLEIYEGE from the coding sequence ATGATTAAGTATATATCATCTGCCCTTCTTATTATATCAGCATTTCTGATTATTGTATCGGCAATAGGGCTTATCAGCATATCAAAAGATACCAAAAATGCAGTCTATGCAAGAATCCACATTGTCGGTATTTTTGATATTGCTTGTATTATTGCTATGATTGGTCTTGGCCAATATCTGCTTGCGGGCATATACTTTATTATAGCGCCGTTTGCAGCACATGCAATAGCTAATGCTTATTGGAAAAAGGAAGATAGAGAAAATAATTTAGAGGAGATAACTGTTGAACAGGAAGTTGATTATAATCATCCATTCATACATCCTAAAGATAAGATGCAGGCTTTTGAAAGTGAAGATTCAGAAAAACTAAAAGCGGATGACAGGTTCTCAGTTACTACTTTGGAAATTTATGAGGGGGAGTAA